One Gordonia pseudamarae genomic window, GCGCAGTTGCCGGGTTGGCGGGGCTTGCGGCCGGTGGGTTGTTCTATTCGACGGTGATCGAGCGCAATGCGTTCACGTTGCGGCATACGACGATGTCCGTGTTGGAGCCTGGTGCGACGCCGTTGCGGGTGTTGCATATCAGTGATCTGCATATGGTGCCGCGGCAGCGTCTGAAGCAGGCGTGGTTGTCGGAGTTGGATGCGCTGGAGCCTGATCTGGTGGTGAACACGGGCGACAATCTGTCGCATCCGGCGGCGGTGCCGGCGGTGGTGCAGTCGTTGGGCGGGTTGTTGTCGCGGCCGGGCTTGTTCGTGTTCGGGTCGAATGATTATTTCGGCCCGAAGCCGAAGAATCCGTTCAAGTATTTCAAGAAGAACCACAAGCGCACCCATGGTGATCCGTTGCCGTGGCAGGATTTGCGGGCGGCGTTCGTGGAACGCGGCTGGTTGGATGCGACGCACACGATCCGTGAGCTTGAGGTGAGCGGGGTGCGGATCGCGGCGGCGGGTGTCGACGATCCGCATATCGAGCGGGACCGCTATGAGACCGTGGCCGGGCGACCGAATCCGTTGGCGCATCTGCGGTTGGGGTTGACGCATTCGCCGGAGCCGCGGGTGTTGGACAGTTTCGCCGCCGATGGTTACGACCTGGTGTTGGCGGGTCATACGCATGGCGGTCAGTTGTGTTTGCCGTTCTATGGCGCTCTGGTTACCAATTGCCATATTGACCGGTCGCGGGTGAAGGGTCCGTCGAATTGGGGTTCGACGATGAAGTTGCATGTGAGTGCTGGTATCGGTACGTCGCCGTATGCCCCGGCCCGTTTCTGTTGCCGCCCTGAGGCGAGTTTGTTGACGTTGACCCCGGTGTCGCATGGCGATGCCGATTTCGATGAGGCCTACTCACTCCCTCCCGCCACGGTAGGCAAGGAGCCCATCAAACGCTGAATCATGCGGCGGGCCTCGGCTCACGTCAGCGTCAGGCCGATGCCGGGGCGACAACGTGTTTGGTCGCCCAGTCGGGTTGGTTTTCTTGCCCCGACCCCGTTCTGGAGCGACGACACGCGAGCGAGGAACGAGCCCCGCGTGTCGGAGTGAAGAACGGGGAACAAGGGGCAAGAAAACCAGGCCCGCCGCATTATCTCGACGTGGCTGTTTCGGCTCTGCGGATGATCACTTCCATTGTCGACCAGGTCTGCACCGGGACCGGTCCGCCTTCTTCCTGGACGGTTCCGTGGACCCATTTGATGCCGAGGGATGCGGCTTGGGCGGCCGCGTTGTGGGTGGTGGTGAAGTCGAAGGTGCGTCCGCCGAAGGTGAGACGCGCTGAGACGGGCTGTGATTCGCCGTTCTCGCGGTCTTCCCAGAGGACTTTCGATTCGACGTCGTCGTTGGTGGCGATGATGGGGTCGAATCCTTGGCGGTGCCAGGTGGCGGTCGCGTAGCCGCCGGCGCCGAGCATGGCGTTGCCGGTTTCCCAGGTGCCGTCCTCGTGGATGGCGCCCCACACGAACCAGTAGTGCTCGAGTTGGGCGATCTTGGAGAGTTGG contains:
- a CDS encoding metallophosphoesterase, which translates into the protein MVAFDTNFRVPVSGEAAVRAVAGLAGLAAGGLFYSTVIERNAFTLRHTTMSVLEPGATPLRVLHISDLHMVPRQRLKQAWLSELDALEPDLVVNTGDNLSHPAAVPAVVQSLGGLLSRPGLFVFGSNDYFGPKPKNPFKYFKKNHKRTHGDPLPWQDLRAAFVERGWLDATHTIRELEVSGVRIAAAGVDDPHIERDRYETVAGRPNPLAHLRLGLTHSPEPRVLDSFAADGYDLVLAGHTHGGQLCLPFYGALVTNCHIDRSRVKGPSNWGSTMKLHVSAGIGTSPYAPARFCCRPEASLLTLTPVSHGDADFDEAYSLPPATVGKEPIKR